In Acidimicrobiales bacterium, a single genomic region encodes these proteins:
- a CDS encoding DUF4193 family protein, which translates to MADEDPTADDDVDIDSDELDEDEVDIDEEDIDEEDDLVVDADVVIDDVLADEDDEDEAVVEAEPAAVVTKGKAKADSEDDEEDEDEPDPDDVEEDLDQILKDRIAANDDDDDDDEDTPVVDTTPAEPGGRVQPKRPGEFTCQSCFLVKPPSQLADADLQYCLDCV; encoded by the coding sequence ATGGCTGACGAAGACCCGACCGCCGACGACGACGTCGACATCGACTCCGACGAGCTCGACGAGGACGAGGTCGACATCGACGAGGAGGACATCGACGAGGAGGACGACCTGGTGGTCGACGCCGACGTCGTCATCGACGACGTCCTCGCCGACGAGGACGACGAGGACGAGGCCGTCGTCGAGGCCGAGCCCGCCGCGGTCGTCACCAAGGGCAAGGCCAAGGCCGACAGCGAGGACGACGAGGAGGACGAGGACGAGCCCGATCCCGACGACGTCGAGGAGGATCTCGACCAGATCCTCAAGGATCGGATCGCGGCCAACGACGACGACGATGACGACGACGAGGACACCCCCGTCGTCGACACCACGCCGGCCGAGCCCGGCGGCCGCGTCCAGCCCAAGCGCCCCGGCGAGTTCACCTGTCAGTCGTGCTTCCTCGTCAAGCCCCCCAGCCAGCTCGCCGACGCCGATCTCCAGTACTGCCTCGATTGCGTCTGA
- a CDS encoding GNAT family N-acetyltransferase produces MEEVRVATEDDLPELVRLAELARTELGEERGGPMWQLLHGRPDPLPATLVADLTEAASDAGVVLIGLYAGAPAAYAAAHREQLGDGTSIAVVSDVYVEPGFRAVNLGGALMEELIAWARAHDCRGIDALVLPGMRNSKNYFERFGLTARAILVHKDLRTAPAEDPA; encoded by the coding sequence GTGGAGGAGGTGCGGGTCGCCACCGAGGACGACCTCCCCGAGCTGGTCCGCCTCGCCGAGCTGGCGCGCACCGAGCTGGGCGAGGAGCGGGGCGGGCCCATGTGGCAGCTCCTCCACGGCCGCCCCGACCCGCTGCCGGCCACCCTCGTCGCCGACCTCACCGAGGCCGCCAGCGACGCCGGCGTCGTGCTGATCGGGCTCTACGCCGGCGCCCCCGCCGCCTACGCCGCCGCCCACCGCGAGCAGCTCGGCGACGGCACGTCCATCGCCGTGGTCAGCGACGTCTACGTCGAGCCCGGTTTCCGGGCCGTCAACCTGGGCGGGGCGCTGATGGAGGAGCTGATCGCCTGGGCCCGCGCCCACGACTGCCGGGGCATCGACGCCCTGGTGCTGCCGGGCATGCGGAACAGCAAGAACTACTTCGAGCGCTTCGGCCTCACCGCCCGGGCCATCCTCGTCCACAAGGATCTGCGCACGGCCCCGGCCGAGGACCCGGCATGA
- a CDS encoding NUDIX domain-containing protein — protein MTRPLPVLGVSAVVTDADDLLLVQRGTEPYADLWALPGGHVEEGETLAEAMTRELFEETGLEGACGELLAAREDIGELGHFVVLVHRVHLMDRGEPVAGDDARDARWVPLGDVAEQVLVPGLAELLHEHGIIPTIA, from the coding sequence ATGACCCGCCCGCTGCCCGTCCTCGGCGTCTCTGCGGTCGTCACCGACGCCGACGACCTCCTCCTCGTCCAGCGGGGCACCGAGCCCTACGCCGACCTCTGGGCCCTCCCGGGCGGCCACGTCGAGGAGGGCGAGACGCTGGCCGAGGCCATGACCCGCGAGCTGTTCGAGGAGACCGGTCTCGAGGGCGCCTGCGGCGAGCTCCTGGCGGCGCGCGAGGACATCGGCGAGCTGGGCCACTTCGTCGTGCTCGTCCACCGCGTCCACCTGATGGACCGGGGCGAGCCCGTCGCCGGCGACGACGCCCGCGACGCCCGCTGGGTGCCGCTCGGCGACGTGGCCGAGCAGGTCCTGGTGCCGGGTCTGGCCGAGCTCCTCCACGAGCACGGCATCATCCCGACGATCGCCTAG